In the genome of Terriglobia bacterium, one region contains:
- a CDS encoding ABATE domain-containing protein, whose translation MAMTPLNPSPIDTKLVAGELCLDFANTAEWHASATPIELLKTYGDLVTWSRRVGLVDAPAAGRLLREARRRPDDAAAVLKRAITVREAIYGLVLAFLQLRPPAASVLEGFNRELRTAFQHVQVVPGPQGLTWNWDFGNRDLEAMLWPIIRSAAELLTSERQARIGQCADDRGCGWLFLDTTKNRSRRWCAMEDCGNRAKARRHYQRSRAPGARSRKA comes from the coding sequence ATGGCCATGACGCCGCTCAATCCTTCCCCAATCGATACGAAGCTCGTTGCGGGAGAACTGTGCCTCGATTTTGCCAACACGGCCGAATGGCATGCGAGCGCCACCCCGATTGAGCTCCTGAAGACCTACGGAGATCTCGTCACATGGAGCCGACGGGTGGGTCTGGTGGACGCGCCGGCCGCGGGGCGGTTGCTCCGGGAAGCCAGGAGACGTCCTGATGATGCCGCCGCCGTCTTGAAGCGTGCCATTACAGTCCGCGAAGCCATCTATGGACTCGTTCTGGCCTTCCTCCAGCTACGACCGCCCGCCGCATCCGTGCTCGAAGGCTTCAACCGAGAGCTAAGGACGGCATTCCAGCACGTGCAGGTCGTTCCCGGGCCTCAGGGTCTCACCTGGAACTGGGATTTCGGAAATCGGGACCTCGAAGCGATGCTTTGGCCGATTATACGCTCGGCGGCCGAGCTATTGACCTCGGAGCGGCAGGCGAGGATCGGCCAGTGTGCTGACGATCGGGGATGCGGCTGGCTGTTTCTGGACACCACGAAGAACCGCAGCAGGCGGTGGTGCGCGATGGAGGATTGTGGCAACCGCGCCAAGGCCCGCCGGCACTACCAGCGCAGCCGTGCGCCCGGGGCACGGAGCAGAAAGGCTTGA
- a CDS encoding class I SAM-dependent methyltransferase: MNDLHINYDGVAEIYDLYVTADYDVPFFLSEAVNVDAPVLELTSGTGRLSLPLIQAGVRLTCVDASEGMLEVLSRKLKERCLHADVQCADICQLRLPASFHLAILPFQSFMEIVGEERQRQALSAVFACLSAGGRFICTLHNPAVRRTQVDGVLRIVGRFPTKDGTLVVSGFEQGGRPVVTRLQFFEFFGNDGHLRSKQLWPMEFVLVEKDQFELMARDAGFDVLQLYGSYDRSPFDAIRSPVMIWILQKPDAPAARR; this comes from the coding sequence ATGAATGATCTGCATATCAACTACGACGGCGTCGCCGAAATCTACGACCTCTATGTGACGGCCGACTACGATGTTCCGTTCTTCCTGTCGGAAGCGGTGAACGTGGACGCTCCGGTTCTCGAACTCACCTCGGGCACCGGCCGGCTCTCTCTTCCGTTAATCCAGGCGGGGGTTCGACTGACCTGCGTGGACGCGTCCGAGGGCATGCTGGAGGTCTTATCTCGGAAGTTGAAGGAACGTTGTCTTCACGCCGACGTGCAATGTGCAGACATCTGTCAGCTTCGGCTTCCGGCATCGTTCCACCTTGCCATTCTGCCGTTCCAGTCTTTCATGGAGATCGTCGGCGAGGAGCGTCAGCGACAGGCGCTCTCGGCCGTTTTCGCGTGCCTGTCGGCGGGCGGACGCTTCATTTGCACGCTCCACAATCCCGCCGTACGTCGAACCCAGGTTGATGGCGTGTTGCGCATTGTCGGGCGGTTCCCGACGAAGGATGGAACACTTGTCGTTTCGGGCTTTGAACAGGGCGGGCGACCGGTCGTTACACGCCTGCAGTTTTTTGAATTCTTCGGCAATGACGGCCACCTGCGATCGAAGCAGTTGTGGCCGATGGAGTTCGTGCTGGTCGAAAAGGATCAATTCGAGTTGATGGCACGAGACGCCGGATTCGATGTTCTCCAACTCTACGGAAGCTACGATCGCTCCCCATTCGATGCGATCCGGAGCCCAGTGATGATCTGGATACTCCAGAAGCCAGACGCGCCTGCTGCGCGCCGCTGA
- a CDS encoding prolyl oligopeptidase family serine peptidase, translating to MNFHAMRSHRRFGVPALALALLVIYGSAFVFTSTQAQSPAKKVLTVDDYSRWRSISGQAISGDGRWVACVLSYTNTVPTDAKPVLHLLNLETNQDVEIANATGGTFSADSHWIAYQVDPSGGRGGRGGRGRGAAPAGGGDAQSGAPGVQGRGANATPPTPPQRVELRNLATGDIQSWQDIESFTFSANSSHLILRRRPAAAAGVGGAGRGAAVSGAGGGAAATETGSAPSGPRGVDVILHNLTTGRHQLLGSVGDIAFNKAGDLLAYTVDAAAKDGNGLFVLDLRNGRVNALDTDAKNYNRLAWSEDGMALAVLKGLDVEKMRERDNVLLAFPSVQASLGDAPPAPVTLDPSKVDGFPKGWVVSDRAALSWSDDKNRVFFGIKEQVAAPATGPRKSTDEVADVDVWNTVDERIQSVQMARAETERNFTYRQSFDVSAVKFVKLADATMRDLDVAIDGRWAVGRDTRGYIHDYKRAAADIYRVNTTTGERTLMLKNQMINTSTGNHTFGISTDGHYFLYWKDNKYQAYDLDAGTTRTLGGGSSVSFVDMEFDHPGPRPSYGIAGYTNDGKAVVVQQRYDLWLLPLDGSAPRNLTNGAGAKNEVRFRYVRTEPPEPSSGAPGAPGGGGRGGGAPQRWTIDLSKPITLSAYGEYTKKAGFYELAAGQLKELVYEDASFGSPTKAAKADKFLFTRETFAEFPDLRVSGPGLKEAKKISDANPQQAEYLWGHRILFDFKNKDGLRLQGILALPDDYKPGEKRPMLVTFYEKNSQNLNRYSAPTYLSSMGSSPIQAVSEGYITMLPDIHFRTGASHSDMLECVEAATRRVIEMGYADPKRIGINGHSYGGEGAAFIGTRSRLFAAVGMGAGVTDLYFDFNTNWGWSYQVTGGSGSNQPDYYLYNQGREGVSPWDNPEMYNFESALTHVPEVTAPFLIMHGAADPTVSFMNGLVFYNAMRYNNKKAILLAYPGEGHSLRGLANRKDLTIRYFQFFNHYLKGAPAPRWMTEGVPFLEKDANRDK from the coding sequence ATGAATTTCCATGCCATGCGATCCCATAGGCGCTTCGGGGTGCCCGCGCTCGCCCTCGCGCTCCTTGTCATTTACGGCTCGGCGTTCGTGTTTACCTCGACACAGGCACAGAGCCCGGCCAAAAAGGTCCTGACGGTCGACGATTACAGCCGCTGGCGCAGCATCAGCGGCCAGGCGATCTCGGGCGACGGCAGGTGGGTGGCTTGCGTACTGTCGTATACCAACACGGTTCCGACCGACGCGAAACCGGTCCTGCACCTGCTGAATCTCGAGACGAACCAAGACGTCGAGATCGCTAACGCGACCGGGGGCACGTTCTCCGCCGACTCACATTGGATCGCCTACCAGGTCGATCCGAGCGGCGGTCGGGGTGGCCGTGGCGGCCGTGGCCGCGGCGCTGCGCCGGCTGGCGGCGGCGACGCACAAAGCGGAGCGCCGGGTGTCCAGGGGCGGGGTGCGAACGCGACTCCGCCGACGCCCCCGCAGCGCGTCGAGTTGCGCAACCTCGCGACCGGAGACATCCAGTCCTGGCAAGACATCGAGTCTTTCACGTTCTCCGCAAATTCGAGCCATCTGATTTTGCGGAGACGTCCGGCCGCGGCGGCGGGCGTGGGTGGCGCGGGCCGCGGCGCGGCGGTCAGCGGCGCCGGCGGTGGTGCCGCGGCAACCGAGACCGGTAGCGCGCCTTCCGGTCCACGCGGCGTCGACGTCATCCTGCACAACCTCACAACCGGCCGCCACCAACTCCTGGGCAGCGTCGGCGATATTGCCTTCAACAAGGCGGGCGATCTCCTCGCCTACACCGTGGACGCCGCCGCGAAAGACGGCAATGGCCTGTTCGTCCTCGATCTTCGCAACGGGCGCGTGAATGCGCTCGACACCGACGCGAAGAACTACAATCGGCTCGCGTGGAGCGAGGACGGCATGGCGCTCGCCGTGCTCAAGGGGCTCGATGTCGAGAAGATGCGCGAACGGGATAACGTGCTCCTCGCATTCCCGTCTGTTCAGGCATCACTCGGCGATGCGCCTCCGGCCCCGGTGACGCTCGATCCATCCAAGGTGGACGGGTTCCCGAAGGGATGGGTCGTGAGTGATCGCGCAGCCCTCTCGTGGAGCGATGACAAGAATCGCGTTTTCTTCGGCATCAAGGAGCAGGTCGCCGCCCCCGCCACGGGACCGCGCAAAAGCACCGATGAGGTCGCGGATGTGGACGTGTGGAACACGGTGGACGAACGCATCCAGTCGGTGCAGATGGCACGGGCCGAGACCGAGCGGAATTTCACTTACCGCCAGTCCTTCGACGTGTCCGCCGTGAAGTTCGTAAAGCTGGCGGACGCCACGATGCGCGACCTCGATGTCGCCATCGACGGCCGGTGGGCGGTCGGTCGCGACACGCGCGGGTACATCCACGACTACAAGCGGGCCGCGGCCGACATCTACCGCGTCAACACCACGACCGGCGAACGCACGTTGATGCTGAAAAATCAGATGATCAATACCTCGACCGGCAATCACACGTTCGGCATCTCCACCGACGGCCACTATTTCCTGTACTGGAAGGACAACAAGTACCAGGCCTATGACCTCGACGCAGGCACCACCCGGACGCTCGGCGGCGGCAGTTCCGTGAGTTTCGTCGACATGGAGTTCGACCACCCGGGCCCACGGCCTTCATACGGCATCGCGGGATACACCAATGACGGCAAGGCAGTCGTGGTCCAGCAACGGTACGACTTGTGGCTGCTCCCGCTCGACGGCTCGGCGCCGCGCAATCTCACGAACGGCGCGGGCGCCAAGAACGAGGTCCGCTTCCGGTACGTGCGGACGGAGCCGCCGGAGCCCAGCTCAGGCGCCCCGGGAGCCCCTGGCGGGGGCGGAAGAGGTGGCGGCGCCCCCCAGCGCTGGACGATCGACCTGTCGAAACCGATCACGCTGTCGGCCTACGGCGAATACACCAAGAAGGCGGGCTTTTACGAACTCGCGGCCGGACAACTGAAGGAACTTGTGTATGAGGACGCATCTTTCGGCAGCCCGACGAAAGCCGCAAAAGCGGACAAATTCCTCTTCACGCGCGAGACGTTCGCGGAATTTCCCGATCTTCGTGTCTCCGGTCCGGGCCTCAAGGAAGCGAAGAAGATTTCCGACGCCAACCCGCAGCAGGCGGAATACCTCTGGGGACACCGCATCCTCTTCGACTTCAAGAACAAGGACGGTTTGCGGCTGCAGGGCATCCTGGCTCTGCCCGACGACTACAAGCCGGGCGAAAAGCGGCCGATGCTTGTGACTTTCTATGAGAAGAATTCACAGAACCTGAACCGGTACTCCGCGCCTACGTACCTGTCGAGCATGGGATCGTCGCCGATCCAGGCTGTGAGCGAGGGATACATCACGATGCTGCCCGACATCCACTTCCGCACCGGCGCGTCGCACAGCGACATGCTCGAGTGCGTGGAGGCCGCCACGAGGAGAGTGATCGAGATGGGCTATGCCGATCCGAAGCGGATCGGCATCAACGGACACAGCTATGGCGGCGAAGGGGCCGCTTTTATCGGCACGCGGTCGCGGCTCTTCGCCGCCGTCGGCATGGGTGCGGGCGTCACCGACTTGTATTTCGACTTCAACACCAACTGGGGATGGTCCTACCAGGTGACGGGTGGGAGCGGCTCGAATCAGCCCGACTACTACCTCTACAACCAGGGGCGCGAGGGCGTGTCACCCTGGGACAATCCCGAAATGTACAATTTCGAGTCCGCCCTCACGCACGTGCCCGAAGTCACGGCGCCGTTTCTCATCATGCACGGCGCGGCGGACCCGACGGTGTCGTTCATGAACGGGCTCGTGTTCTACAACGCGATGCGCTACAACAACAAGAAGGCGATCCTGCTGGCATACCCGGGTGAAGGACACTCGCTCCGCGGACTTGCCAATCGCAAGGACTTGACGATCCGGTATTTCCAATTTTTCAACCACTACCTGAAGGGCGCACCGGCGCCCAGGTGGATGACAGAGGGAGTGCCGTTCCTGGAAAAGGATGCGAACCGGGACAAGTAA